One part of the Streptomyces lienomycini genome encodes these proteins:
- a CDS encoding protealysin inhibitor emfourin, whose translation MRIQVRRTGGFAGIERHAEVETAGRPDAAEWHALAERAVADGRGTPPVGVPDGFSYQLTVDGKTVYAADPRLTDEQRTLISRVLKEGA comes from the coding sequence ATGCGGATTCAGGTGAGGCGCACAGGAGGCTTCGCGGGCATCGAACGCCACGCGGAGGTCGAGACCGCGGGACGCCCCGACGCCGCCGAGTGGCACGCCCTGGCCGAGCGGGCGGTCGCCGACGGTCGGGGCACGCCGCCGGTCGGGGTACCGGACGGGTTCAGCTACCAGCTCACCGTGGACGGGAAGACGGTGTACGCCGCCGATCCCCGGCTGACGGACGAGCAGCGCACGCTGATCTCGCGGGTACTGAAGGAGGGCGCGTAA